A region of Candidatus Zixiibacteriota bacterium DNA encodes the following proteins:
- a CDS encoding thermonuclease family protein yields MGKNSNKAGKLLSQLLILALLGFSAYAIYRQFASQAEPPPGTGRSELRMISVIDGDTGELSDGELVRYMGIDTPEEGQPFYFDASRKNSELCLDNKIRLEYDVKKRDRFGRLLAYVFVEDSIMVNEVLVKKGLANVYTFPEDQKNMEYRSRLTMAQIQARAEKRGIWSMPPPEPIEKSYLGNPNTFRFHRPDCPAAQRGGIARMLEYPTRDDFLDLGFSPCRNCKP; encoded by the coding sequence ATGGGTAAGAATAGTAATAAAGCCGGAAAACTGCTGTCTCAACTGCTGATTCTGGCGCTTCTCGGATTTTCGGCCTATGCGATATATAGACAATTCGCATCTCAGGCGGAACCACCACCTGGGACAGGTCGGTCGGAACTGCGAATGATTTCCGTCATCGACGGCGATACCGGGGAGCTGTCCGATGGAGAACTGGTCAGATATATGGGAATCGACACTCCGGAGGAGGGGCAGCCGTTCTACTTCGATGCTTCTCGCAAGAATTCTGAGCTTTGCCTCGATAACAAGATCCGTTTGGAGTATGATGTCAAGAAAAGGGACAGATTCGGTCGATTGCTCGCCTATGTTTTTGTCGAGGATTCTATAATGGTCAATGAAGTCCTCGTAAAAAAGGGCTTGGCGAATGTATACACTTTCCCGGAAGACCAGAAAAACATGGAGTATCGCAGTCGACTGACAATGGCTCAAATTCAGGCGCGCGCTGAAAAGAGAGGAATTTGGTCGATGCCGCCGCCGGAGCCGATTGAGAAATCATATCTCGGAAATCCGAACACATTTCGATTCCACCGTCCCGATTGCCCCGCTGCCCAGCGGGGCGGAATAGCCCGCATGTTGGAGTATCCTACACGCGACGATTTCCTCGATCTCGGCTTTTCGCCTTGCAGAAACTGCAAACCATAG
- a CDS encoding PEGA domain-containing protein, translated as MKATLMLAAVALMLLNGCATILNGTNDNVQVNSEPSNAKVYVNGYAVATTPAKLKLESDKVHNIEVKKDGYETWHYSITHGVGAGWVVLDIFLGIIPVIVDAITGAWHSLDTSSINAVLEESP; from the coding sequence ATGAAAGCAACACTAATGCTCGCTGCCGTAGCCTTGATGCTGCTCAACGGCTGTGCTACTATCCTGAACGGAACTAACGACAATGTTCAGGTCAATTCGGAGCCATCAAATGCGAAGGTCTACGTGAACGGCTACGCCGTAGCGACCACACCCGCGAAGCTGAAACTCGAATCTGACAAGGTGCATAACATCGAGGTAAAAAAGGATGGATATGAGACTTGGCACTATTCTATTACTCATGGTGTAGGAGCCGGTTGGGTGGTGCTCGACATTTTCCTTGGGATCATTCCGGTCATTGTCGATGCGATTACAGGGGCGTGGCACAGCCTCGATACGAGCAGCATCAATGCCGTGCTTGAGGAATCACCGTGA
- a CDS encoding YbjQ family protein, which yields MRLSHIGLICLAILMLFSVTSCTKVSKVQMLPGKLTSKSSDHPIQFFSTQTPNCPYEEIAMVSLSRNKANKLRNIAREMGGDAVVNVRISGYSTGAVLVGNAVIKTYRNGLSGIVIRWLHEDCKE from the coding sequence GTGAGACTGTCACACATAGGATTAATCTGTCTGGCCATCCTTATGCTCTTTTCTGTTACTTCCTGCACAAAAGTCAGTAAGGTCCAGATGCTGCCGGGAAAGTTGACCTCGAAGTCGTCCGATCATCCGATACAGTTCTTCTCAACACAGACTCCGAATTGTCCATATGAAGAGATTGCCATGGTATCACTCAGCAGAAACAAAGCCAACAAACTCCGAAACATCGCCCGGGAAATGGGCGGAGACGCAGTAGTTAATGTGAGGATTAGCGGCTACAGCACTGGCGCCGTCTTAGTAGGTAATGCTGTTATCAAAACTTATCGCAATGGACTCTCAGGCATAGTTATCAGGTGGTTGCATGAGGATTGTAAAGAGTGA
- a CDS encoding sigma-54 dependent transcriptional regulator: MSSVLVIDDKKSMRDMLSQTLTAEGFEVDSVSSGSRGIDLAGEKRFDVVLTDLKMPDMDGIEVLSSIRDRDPDVAVIMMTAFATIENAVEAMKLGAFDFITKPFDTNHLTFLIQRAMGQRQLAAENELLKEELDSVHGYDKIIGNNVRMHEVMRLVRKVAPSETSVLLLGESGTGKELFARAIHKVSQRSEKPFVPINCAAIPRDLLENELFGSEKGAFTSSHARKIGKFEIANGGTVFLDEVGDMDPALQAKLLRVLQERTFERLGGTQTISADVRIIAASNVDLKELITNKKFREDLYYRLSVFPITIPPLRDRRDDVAALSGHFLNKYCRDRKKQQVRISKDAQAMLEKYHWPGNVRELENTIERAIILCENKVIGPDQLAIRLPTVEEIRLREGAGLKEVGQHAQMVAERKMIIRVLKETKGNKRKGAEVLQIDYTTLFEKIKKYEIDTIKEV; encoded by the coding sequence ATGTCATCAGTACTTGTGATCGATGATAAGAAGTCGATGCGCGATATGCTTTCGCAAACCCTCACAGCCGAGGGCTTCGAGGTAGATTCGGTGTCTAGCGGATCTCGCGGAATCGATCTTGCCGGTGAGAAACGATTCGACGTTGTCCTCACCGATTTGAAGATGCCGGACATGGATGGCATCGAAGTCCTTTCGAGTATCAGAGACCGCGATCCCGATGTGGCTGTGATCATGATGACCGCCTTCGCCACAATCGAAAATGCGGTCGAGGCGATGAAACTCGGAGCGTTCGATTTCATCACGAAACCGTTCGACACGAACCATCTCACATTCCTGATACAGAGAGCTATGGGCCAGCGCCAGCTCGCAGCCGAGAACGAACTTCTCAAGGAAGAACTCGACAGCGTGCATGGCTATGACAAGATAATTGGAAATAACGTTCGTATGCACGAGGTGATGCGGTTAGTTCGTAAGGTAGCACCATCGGAAACTTCCGTACTACTATTGGGTGAATCCGGAACAGGGAAGGAGTTGTTCGCAAGAGCAATTCACAAGGTATCTCAGAGGAGCGAAAAACCATTCGTTCCGATCAACTGCGCCGCTATTCCGAGGGATCTGCTGGAGAACGAACTTTTTGGTTCAGAAAAGGGAGCTTTCACCTCGTCGCATGCGAGAAAAATCGGTAAGTTCGAGATTGCGAATGGCGGGACTGTATTTCTCGACGAAGTCGGCGACATGGACCCCGCGCTGCAGGCGAAACTTCTGCGGGTACTGCAGGAGCGGACATTCGAGCGGCTCGGTGGGACACAGACGATTTCGGCGGATGTACGTATCATTGCGGCATCGAATGTCGACCTCAAGGAATTGATCACGAACAAGAAATTCCGCGAGGATTTGTACTATCGTCTCTCAGTATTTCCGATTACGATTCCGCCGCTGCGGGATCGCCGCGATGATGTTGCCGCGCTGAGTGGGCATTTTTTGAACAAATATTGCCGCGACCGCAAGAAACAACAGGTGCGGATATCGAAAGATGCGCAGGCGATGTTGGAGAAGTATCACTGGCCGGGCAATGTGCGTGAGTTGGAGAACACGATTGAGCGCGCGATCATATTGTGCGAGAACAAAGTGATTGGCCCGGATCAATTGGCGATACGGCTGCCGACCGTCGAGGAGATTCGTCTGCGCGAAGGCGCTGGACTCAAAGAGGTTGGGCAGCATGCGCAGATGGTTGCTGAGCGAAAAATGATCATTCGCGTGCTGAAAGAGACGAAAGGGAACAAGCGCAAAGGCGCCGAGGTGCTGCAAATAGATTATACAACTTTGTTCGAAAAGATAAAGAAATATGAAATTGATACGATAAAAGAAGTGTAG